From Oceanipulchritudo coccoides, the proteins below share one genomic window:
- a CDS encoding NADP-dependent isocitrate dehydrogenase, with protein sequence MSQNPTIVYTKTDEAPALATYSLLPIIRDFTGAAGIEVEMRDISLAGRILSQFPEFLSEDQRIEDELAYLGQLTQDPKANIIKLPNISASEPQLQAAIAELQAKGYAIPDYPSNPANAGEVDIKARYDKVKGSAVNPVLREGNSDRRAPAPIKAYARKHPHSMGEWSKGSKTNVATMGKDDFYSNEKSVTLSKATEVTIEFIPADGEKKVLKPAFPLQEGEVLDSTVMRKASLVAFLEEQIARAKKDGVLFSLHMKATMMKVSDPIIFGHAVSVYFKDLLAKHADSFKDLKIDFKNGFGDLLGKISSLPESKQKLIEQDIEAAYANGPALAMVNSDKGITNLHVPSDIIVDASMPAMIRTSGQMWNAKGEQQDTLAVIPDSSYAGVYQAVIDFCREHGAFDPRTMGSVPNVGLMAQKAEEYGSHDKTFEMPASGTVRIVDTSGNVLLEHDVEPGDIWRACQTKDAAIRDWVKLAVKRARETDDPAVFWLDKNRAHDACLIKKVGAYLKDHDTTGLDIRILAPATACQVSMERIVEGENTISVTGNVLRDYLTDLFPILEVGTSAKMLSIVPLMNGGGLFETGAGGSAPKHVQQFVAENYIRWDSLGEFLALAVSLEHLAQVFGNPRAKVLAEALDLANEKFLDTNKSPTRRLGGIDNRGSHFYLALYWAEALAAQDQDSGLKARFAPLADQLAASEDAIVKELLAVQGQPVDIGGYYWVDESKTSAAMCPSATLNSILGQFRESR encoded by the coding sequence ATGTCTCAGAATCCAACAATCGTATACACCAAGACGGACGAAGCCCCGGCCTTGGCCACTTACTCACTCCTGCCGATTATTCGCGACTTCACCGGGGCCGCTGGGATCGAAGTGGAGATGCGCGATATCTCGCTTGCCGGCCGCATTTTGTCCCAATTTCCGGAATTCCTCAGCGAGGATCAGCGTATCGAGGACGAGTTGGCATATCTGGGACAGCTCACGCAGGACCCGAAGGCCAACATCATCAAGTTGCCCAATATCAGCGCATCCGAGCCACAGCTGCAGGCCGCCATTGCTGAATTGCAGGCCAAGGGCTATGCGATTCCAGACTATCCGTCGAATCCAGCCAATGCTGGGGAAGTGGACATCAAGGCCCGTTATGACAAGGTGAAGGGTAGTGCGGTGAATCCCGTTCTCCGCGAGGGAAATTCAGATCGCCGAGCCCCCGCGCCAATCAAGGCCTATGCCCGCAAGCATCCTCATTCGATGGGCGAATGGAGCAAGGGCTCCAAGACGAATGTCGCCACAATGGGCAAGGATGATTTTTATTCGAATGAGAAGTCGGTCACGCTTTCAAAGGCGACCGAAGTGACGATTGAATTTATTCCAGCGGATGGCGAAAAGAAGGTACTCAAACCAGCCTTTCCGTTGCAGGAAGGGGAGGTCCTCGACAGCACCGTGATGCGGAAGGCATCGCTGGTCGCCTTTCTTGAGGAGCAGATCGCCCGCGCCAAAAAGGATGGGGTGCTCTTTTCGCTTCACATGAAGGCGACAATGATGAAAGTCTCCGACCCGATTATTTTCGGACATGCGGTCAGCGTATATTTTAAGGACCTTTTGGCAAAGCACGCAGATTCCTTTAAGGACTTGAAGATTGATTTCAAGAACGGCTTCGGGGATCTGCTAGGAAAGATCTCCTCCCTTCCGGAATCCAAGCAAAAGCTAATTGAACAGGATATCGAAGCAGCTTATGCAAACGGGCCTGCGCTGGCTATGGTCAATTCCGACAAGGGCATCACCAACCTGCATGTTCCGAGCGATATTATTGTAGATGCCTCCATGCCGGCGATGATCCGCACATCCGGTCAAATGTGGAATGCCAAGGGAGAACAACAGGACACCCTGGCGGTCATCCCTGACAGTTCCTACGCCGGCGTTTATCAGGCGGTTATTGATTTCTGTCGTGAGCATGGGGCTTTTGATCCGCGCACGATGGGTTCCGTTCCCAATGTCGGGCTCATGGCCCAGAAGGCTGAAGAATACGGTTCGCACGACAAGACCTTCGAAATGCCGGCATCCGGTACAGTTCGGATCGTGGATACTTCCGGCAATGTCCTGCTTGAGCATGATGTGGAACCCGGTGATATCTGGCGCGCGTGTCAGACCAAGGATGCAGCCATTCGCGATTGGGTTAAACTGGCGGTGAAGCGGGCCCGCGAGACGGATGATCCGGCGGTATTCTGGCTGGACAAGAACCGTGCTCATGATGCCTGTCTTATCAAGAAGGTTGGAGCGTACTTGAAGGACCATGACACCACGGGGCTTGATATTCGCATCCTGGCACCCGCGACCGCCTGTCAAGTGAGCATGGAACGAATTGTGGAAGGGGAAAACACTATTTCTGTGACGGGCAACGTGCTCCGCGATTACCTCACGGATCTTTTTCCCATTCTTGAAGTCGGGACCAGCGCCAAGATGCTTTCCATCGTGCCATTGATGAACGGCGGCGGCCTTTTTGAGACGGGTGCTGGCGGATCTGCGCCTAAACATGTGCAACAGTTTGTAGCGGAAAACTACATACGCTGGGATTCCCTTGGTGAATTTCTCGCCTTGGCCGTATCCCTTGAGCACCTTGCACAGGTCTTTGGAAATCCCCGGGCCAAGGTACTGGCGGAGGCGCTTGACCTCGCCAATGAAAAATTTCTCGACACCAATAAGTCCCCGACACGTCGCTTGGGTGGTATAGATAATCGCGGTAGCCATTTCTATCTCGCCCTGTACTGGGCTGAAGCGCTGGCCGCACAGGATCAGGATTCCGGTTTGAAGGCGCGCTTTGCCCCGCTGGCTGATCAACTTGCAGCTAGCGAGGATGCCATCGTAAAGGAGCTCCTTGCCGTACAGGGTCAGCCTGTCGACATTGGTGGTTACTACTGGGTGGATGAGAGCAAGACGAGCGCGGCAATGTGTCCCAGCGCAACCTTGAATTCAATTCTCGGGCAGTTCCGGGAATCGCGATGA
- a CDS encoding response regulator: protein MNILLVEDEPELSQIACETIEGMGHKVKVVAGVEDAIAALEDETQALDLMIADHRLPDGWGVALCLQCKVKFPQVRVAVVSGCLTDENIELLDEYKIPYWKKPVLYSTVMRELLGPPKLPPLPGSGN from the coding sequence ATGAATATTCTTTTAGTAGAGGACGAACCTGAGCTCAGCCAAATTGCCTGCGAAACCATTGAAGGAATGGGCCATAAGGTAAAAGTTGTTGCAGGCGTTGAAGATGCTATCGCTGCGCTTGAGGACGAAACACAAGCGCTTGACCTGATGATCGCCGACCACCGGCTGCCCGATGGATGGGGCGTGGCTCTATGCCTTCAGTGCAAAGTCAAATTCCCCCAGGTCAGGGTGGCTGTTGTTTCCGGATGTCTCACCGATGAAAACATTGAATTACTCGACGAGTACAAAATTCCCTACTGGAAGAAACCCGTCCTCTACAGCACGGTCATGAGGGAATTGCTTGGACCTCCCAAGTTGCCGCCCCTTCCCGGTAGCGGGAACTGA
- a CDS encoding HAD family hydrolase, with translation MANHQLIDHIRAHSSPLDPVETGEPKLVSKVPGLKAVVFDVYGTLFISASGDISLAENEDRSPAIMAALETAGYEVLDREAPWSANFMGTLQRFRRDRAKAGIDYPEVHIEEVWQDLIEESKNAGFLAGSGDVQLAIVDHECRVNPCWPMPNLEETLSRLTREGLHLGIVSNAQFYTPLLFPALISKPHTEYAFDSKHCVWSWMEREGKPSTGLYQRLKQVLEVDGISPHDTLYVGNDLRNDIWPAKALGFQTVLFAGDKRSLRWRTDDPDCRSVRPDFVITDLSQLFEIL, from the coding sequence ATGGCAAATCACCAGCTGATTGATCATATACGGGCGCATTCCAGCCCGCTCGATCCGGTAGAGACGGGCGAGCCGAAGCTTGTGTCGAAGGTGCCGGGCTTGAAGGCTGTTGTCTTTGATGTTTACGGGACACTCTTCATTTCCGCTTCAGGGGATATTAGCCTCGCCGAAAACGAGGATCGCTCCCCGGCTATCATGGCTGCGTTGGAAACAGCGGGCTATGAGGTCCTTGACCGCGAAGCCCCTTGGTCGGCGAACTTCATGGGCACCCTCCAGCGCTTTCGCAGAGATCGCGCCAAGGCGGGCATCGACTATCCGGAAGTGCATATTGAGGAAGTTTGGCAGGACCTGATTGAGGAATCGAAAAATGCCGGTTTTCTGGCAGGAAGCGGTGATGTCCAGCTGGCCATCGTGGACCATGAATGCCGTGTCAATCCATGCTGGCCAATGCCAAATCTTGAGGAGACCCTTAGCCGGCTCACGCGGGAGGGCCTGCACCTCGGGATTGTTTCAAACGCTCAATTTTACACGCCCCTGCTCTTTCCCGCGTTAATCAGCAAGCCTCACACGGAATATGCCTTTGATAGCAAACACTGCGTCTGGTCATGGATGGAGCGTGAGGGAAAACCTTCGACCGGGCTCTACCAGAGACTGAAGCAAGTCCTGGAGGTGGATGGAATATCACCTCACGATACGCTCTATGTCGGAAATGATTTACGCAACGACATCTGGCCAGCGAAAGCGCTGGGCTTCCAGACGGTACTCTTTGCAGGTGACAAGCGGTCCTTGCGCTGGCGAACAGACGATCCGGATTGCCGGTCCGTCCGCCCGGACTTTGTCATCACCGACTTGAGCCAGCTTTTTGAAATTCTCTAA
- the hpf gene encoding ribosome hibernation-promoting factor, HPF/YfiA family: MKDRTNDIIISGHNLDLTKALKSMVIEKVSKLFEHENHIIRIRVELSTRQSNHVKEHLAKGLVEIKGKDLVANVSSEDLYKSIDLLETKLDRMLRRRSRLRVLKRKQPHSLDIPAEIPKVQSA; encoded by the coding sequence ATGAAAGATAGAACCAACGATATCATCATCTCTGGGCATAACCTCGATCTCACGAAAGCGCTCAAAAGTATGGTCATCGAAAAGGTCTCTAAATTGTTTGAACACGAAAATCACATTATACGAATTCGAGTGGAATTAAGTACGCGACAGTCAAACCATGTAAAGGAGCACCTTGCCAAAGGCTTGGTGGAAATCAAAGGGAAGGACCTTGTCGCGAATGTATCTTCCGAAGACTTGTACAAATCGATTGATTTACTGGAAACGAAACTCGACCGGATGTTACGGAGGCGCTCGCGCTTGCGGGTACTGAAAAGAAAGCAGCCACACAGCTTGGATATTCCGGCAGAGATTCCAAAGGTCCAATCAGCCTGA
- the ffh gene encoding signal recognition particle protein — MLESLTDRLGNALRSLRGQAKLTEENMTESLQEVRKALLAADVHFRVAREFIDRVAKQCEGQAVLKSVTPGQMIVKIIHDELVSLLGEGSTALEDKKPLRVLLLGLQGSGKTTFAGKLALHLRKNGYTPAVIACDVYRPAAIDQLETLARDNDILFYGERDSKNVRKIGRNGWEWAKEQGADAIIFDTAGRLQIDEPLVKEVVDLKKEVQPDESILVADAALGQEAVNVAKTFHEAVGLTGIALSKLDGDTRGGAALSMKAIAQVPIKFLGTGEKVTDLEVFHPDRLAGRILGMGDVVSLVEKAQDTIDEDEAKRMAEKMQRAEFNFEDFLSQMQAVKKMGSLGGLMKMMPGMGNVEVGDKEEKKLKHTEALIQSMTLQERQNPQLLNGSRRARISRGAGLPVKDLNALIKQFQQMKKMMRMMKGPKARKMMKKMQKSGAGMPDMPDLGNMGGMGGLPRM; from the coding sequence ATGTTGGAATCCCTGACTGATCGACTCGGAAATGCCCTGCGCTCATTGCGCGGCCAGGCCAAATTGACCGAAGAGAACATGACCGAAAGCCTGCAGGAGGTCCGTAAGGCCCTGCTCGCTGCGGACGTCCATTTTCGCGTGGCCCGTGAGTTCATCGATCGGGTGGCCAAACAGTGTGAAGGCCAGGCAGTCCTGAAGTCAGTCACGCCCGGACAGATGATCGTCAAGATCATCCATGACGAGCTGGTCAGCCTCCTCGGGGAAGGGTCGACCGCCCTGGAGGACAAGAAGCCCCTGCGTGTTTTATTGTTGGGGCTGCAAGGCTCCGGGAAGACAACCTTTGCCGGGAAGCTGGCCCTGCACTTGCGCAAGAATGGCTACACCCCCGCAGTAATTGCCTGTGACGTCTACCGCCCGGCGGCTATTGACCAGCTCGAGACGCTGGCCCGAGACAATGACATCCTTTTCTATGGCGAACGGGATAGCAAAAATGTCCGGAAAATAGGCCGTAACGGCTGGGAATGGGCCAAGGAACAAGGTGCCGACGCAATCATTTTTGACACTGCTGGGCGTCTCCAGATTGACGAACCCCTGGTCAAGGAAGTGGTCGACCTGAAAAAGGAGGTCCAGCCGGACGAAAGCATTCTCGTCGCCGATGCCGCCCTCGGGCAGGAAGCAGTCAATGTTGCGAAGACCTTTCACGAGGCAGTTGGGCTCACGGGAATTGCCCTGAGCAAGCTGGATGGCGACACCCGTGGCGGGGCCGCCCTTTCGATGAAGGCAATCGCCCAGGTCCCGATCAAGTTTCTCGGAACAGGGGAAAAGGTCACTGATCTGGAAGTTTTCCACCCGGACCGGCTGGCCGGACGCATCCTGGGAATGGGTGATGTTGTTTCGCTCGTGGAAAAGGCCCAGGATACGATTGACGAGGATGAGGCCAAGCGCATGGCCGAAAAAATGCAGCGCGCTGAATTCAATTTTGAGGATTTCCTGAGCCAGATGCAGGCCGTCAAGAAGATGGGTTCCCTCGGCGGGCTCATGAAAATGATGCCGGGCATGGGAAATGTTGAGGTGGGCGACAAGGAGGAGAAGAAACTCAAGCACACGGAAGCCCTGATCCAATCGATGACGCTGCAGGAGCGTCAGAATCCGCAGTTGCTCAACGGTAGCCGGCGGGCGCGCATCTCCCGGGGAGCTGGCCTTCCGGTCAAGGATCTCAATGCGCTCATCAAGCAGTTCCAGCAGATGAAGAAGATGATGCGGATGATGAAGGGTCCGAAGGCGCGGAAAATGATGAAAAAGATGCAGAAATCGGGAGCAGGCATGCCGGACATGCCGGATCTCGGAAACATGGGCGGAATGGGCGGCCTTCCACGCATGTAA
- a CDS encoding RluA family pseudouridine synthase: protein MSIESPFGAEALLIKPEQLESWIMEESEDIIVLDKPGWVVCHPSKNGPWSSLVGAVREARGLDRIHLVSRLDRETSGVVILAKHHKAASQLQTAFSKRNTKKRYLALLKGHLKEARTTESNLEKDPESEVVVKQRVSFGGRGKSALTHFRPLEYWGPHTLAEVTPESGRKHQIRVHAAWLEHPVLGDKIYAGDPSWYLEFIENGWTDRLDRELRYPRQALHAADLEVWGEDWKFTFSAPCPFEAEGYRTLAESETA, encoded by the coding sequence ATGTCAATTGAATCCCCATTTGGGGCGGAAGCCCTACTAATAAAGCCTGAACAGCTGGAAAGCTGGATCATGGAGGAGAGCGAGGATATCATCGTCCTCGACAAGCCCGGATGGGTCGTCTGCCACCCCTCGAAGAATGGTCCCTGGTCAAGTCTTGTCGGTGCGGTGCGCGAGGCGCGCGGCCTTGACCGGATCCATCTGGTGAGCCGGCTGGACCGCGAAACCAGTGGCGTGGTCATTCTGGCCAAACACCACAAAGCGGCAAGCCAGCTGCAAACGGCCTTTTCCAAGCGCAACACAAAGAAACGCTATCTGGCCCTTCTAAAGGGGCACCTGAAAGAGGCCCGGACAACGGAAAGCAATCTGGAAAAGGATCCGGAAAGCGAAGTGGTTGTGAAGCAGCGGGTTTCCTTTGGCGGGCGCGGTAAGTCCGCCCTCACCCACTTCCGTCCCTTGGAGTACTGGGGACCGCACACCCTTGCGGAAGTCACCCCTGAAAGCGGTCGCAAGCACCAGATCCGGGTCCACGCGGCCTGGCTGGAGCATCCTGTCCTCGGCGACAAGATCTACGCCGGTGATCCAAGCTGGTATCTCGAGTTTATTGAAAATGGTTGGACTGACCGACTAGACCGGGAACTGCGGTATCCGCGGCAGGCACTGCACGCGGCGGATTTGGAGGTCTGGGGAGAGGATTGGAAGTTCACTTTCAGCGCGCCCTGCCCCTTTGAGGCCGAGGGATATCGCACGCTGGCCGAGAGCGAAACCGCCTAA